A genomic stretch from Oncorhynchus gorbuscha isolate QuinsamMale2020 ecotype Even-year linkage group LG20, OgorEven_v1.0, whole genome shotgun sequence includes:
- the LOC124006686 gene encoding boophilin-H2-like, with the protein MAYPLLHVFLLGVMLPIALSMKPFCSSKMDEGKAMEGKEDDKQLQYYYNEGKGACFPFFYKGLEGNENRFNTDRQCMNACSDKFEELYPAADGVCGLPVDHGSCFAMLLMHYYNAEEGNCRVFHYSGCQGNGNRFETREQCLQTCMAKAGRFGGAMEPGTNPDESSTNAGLIVGILGGIVFAVAVISAIVLFVVQRKEKSRKGSEQVPTLEMK; encoded by the exons GTTATGCTTCCTATAGCTTTGTCCATGA AGCCATTTTGCAGTAGTAAGATGGACGAGGGGAAGGCAATGGAGGGAAAGGAAGACGACAAACAACTGCAGTATTACTACAATGAGGGAAAAGGCGCCTGTTTTCCTTTCTTCTACAAAGGACTGGAAGGGAATGAGAACCGCTTCAACACAGACAGGCAGTGTATGAATGCCTGCTCTGACAAGTTTGAAGAGCTCTACCCAGCTGCAG ATGGAGTGTGTGGCCTCCCAGTGGACCATGGTAGTTGTTTTGCTATGTTGCTGATGCACTACTACAACGCAGAAGAGGGGAACTGTCGTGTCTTCCACTACAGCGGCTGTCAGGGCAATGGCAACCGCTTCGAGACCCGAGAGCAGTGTCTGCAGACATGCATGG CAAAAGCAGGAAGGTTTGGTGGTGCTATGGAACCAGGAACCAACCCAGATGAGAGTTCCACTAATGCAG GACTGATTGTGGGTATTTTAGGAGGAATTGTGTTCGCAGTGGCGGTGATCTCTGCTATTGTTCTTTTTGTTGTCCAAAG GAAAGAGAAATCAAGAAAAGGAAGTGAGCAGGTACCAACTCTTGAGATGAAGTAA